From Pagrus major chromosome 6, Pma_NU_1.0, one genomic window encodes:
- the LOC140998612 gene encoding leucine-rich repeat neuronal protein 1-like, translated as MALSSQPWPPLLWLCVGLLLSSLSPIQGKECPRLCVCEIRPWFTPQSTYKEATTVDCNDLRLTHIPTNLSTDTQVLLLQSNAISHTSGELDVLFNLTELDLSQNNFSTVEAVGLSSMNHLTTLHLEENQITQLPDHCLGNLSNLQELYINHNQINSISPRAFAGLHSLLRLHLNSNRLHVIDSRWFEETPNLEILMIGENPVIGLLDMNFKPLGRLRSLVLAGMDLTDVPANAFVGLDNLESISFYDNKLVRIPQLSLQKVPNLKFLDLNKNPVHKIQEGDFRNMLHLKELGINNMMELVSIDRFALDNLPELTKLEATNNPKLSYVHRLAFRDMPSLESLMLNNNALTALYQHTVEVLPNLREISLHSNPLRCDCVIQWMSSNRTTVRFMEPLAMLCTSPSELKGQRVRGLRLLESTEQCLPLISHNTFPSHLNLELGMSVSLDCRAMAEPEPEIYWVTPLGTKITIDTVSERYHLSSEGTLRLFHVQVEDSGHYTCVAQNTEGADTQVATIRVNGTLLDSAQVMKIYVKQTESHSILVSWKVNSNVMSSNLKWASATMKIDNPHITYTARVPVDVHEYNLTHLQPATEYEVCLTVSNVHLQTHKSCVNVTTRSATFALDLSDQHPSAAVLAVMAAMLAFLSLATVGVYMARRWKRKNYHHSLKKYMLKTSSIPLNELYPPLINLWETDGEKDKDGSTEGKPSPVDTTRSYYMW; from the coding sequence ATGGCGCTTAGCTCGCAGCCTTGGCCTCCTCTGCTCTGGCTGTGCGTGGGATtgcttctttcctctctgtcGCCCATACAGGGCAAAGAATGTCCACGTTTGTGTGTATGCGAGATCCGCCCTTGGTTCACCCCTCAGTCGACGTACAAGGAGGCGACCACAGTGGATTGCAATGACTTGAGGCTCACGCACATCCCTACTAACCTGTCCACAGACACTCAGGTGTTACTGCTCCAAAGTAATGCCATCTCTCACACCAGTGGAGAGCTGGATGTGCTGTTCAACTTGACAGAGTTGGATCTATCCCAGAACAACTTCAGCACTGTGGAAGCTGTGGGCCTCTCAAGCATGAACCACCTGACCACCCTGCATCTAGAGGAGAACCAGATCACCCAGCTGCCAGACCATTGCCTGGGAAACCTCTCCAATCTCCAGGAGCTTTACATCAACCACAACCAGATAAACTCCATCTCCCCTCGGGCATTTGCAGGCCTGCACAGCCTGCTGCGGCTTCATCTTAACTCCAACAGGCTCCATGTCATAGATAGCCGCTGGTTTGAAGAAACACCCAACCTTGAGATCCTCATGATCGGGGAGAACCCAGTTATCGGCCTCCTGGACATGAACTTTAAGCCTCTAGGAAGACTGAGGAGTCTGGTTCTGGCTGGCATGGACCTTACTGATGTTCCAGCAAATGCATTTGTAGGTTTGGACAACCTTGAAAGCATTTCTTTCTATGACAACAAACTGGTCAGAATCCCTCAACTGTCCCTTCAAAAAGTTCCCAATCTGAAATTCTTGGATTTAAACAAAAATCCAGTTCATAAAATCCAGGAAGGAGATTTCCGGAACATGTTACACCTGAAGGAGCTGGGTATCAACAACATGATGGAGTTAGTGTCAATTGACCGCTTCGCTCTGGACAACCTACCAGAGCTGACAAAGCTGGAGGCGACCAACAACCCCAAACTGTCGTATGTGCACAGGTTGGCCTTTAGGGACATGCCCTCCTTGGAGAGCCTGATGCTTAACAATAATGCCCTCACTGCCCTTTACCAGCACACTGTAGAGGTGCTGCCTAATCTGCGGGAGATCAGTCTGCATAGCAACCCATTGCGTTGTGACTGTGTCATTCAGTGGATGAGTTCCAACAGGACCACAGTGCGCTTCATGGAGCCGCTGGCCATGCTGTGCACCTCCCCATCTGAGCTCAAAGGCCAGCGGGTTCGAGGGCTAAGGCTTCTGGAGTCCACAGAGCAATGCCTCCCGCTCATATCCCACAACACCTTCCCCAGCCACCTGAACCTCGAGCTGGGCATGAGCGTCAGCCTCGACTGCAGGGCCATGGCTGAACCCGAGCCTGAGATCTACTGGGTGACTCCTCTTGGGACAAAAATCACGATAGACACGGTCTCAGAGAGGTACCACTTGAGCAGTGAGGGAACACTGCGGCTGTTTCATGTTCAGGTGGAGGATTCTGGTCATTACACCTGTGTGGCCCAGAACACAGAAGGAGCTGACACACAGGTCGCCACCATCCGTGTAAATGGCACCCTGCTAGACAGCGCCCAGGTGATGAAGATCTACGTCAAGCAGACTGAATCGCACTCGATCCTGGTTTCCTGGAAGGTCAATTCTAATGTCATGTCCTCAAACCTGAAGTGGGCCTCAGCCACCATGAAGATCGACAATCCACACATCACCTACACAGCTCGTGTCCCTGTAGACGTTCACGAGTACAACCTCACACACCTTCAACCTGCCACTGAGTACGAGGTGTGCCTCACTGTCTCCAATGtccacctgcagacacacaagtCTTGTGTTAACGTGACAACACGTAGCGCTACCTTTGCCCTGGACCTGTCAGACCAGCACCCAAGTGCAGCGGTGCTGGCTGTCATGGCGGCCATGCTGGCCTTCCTTAGTCTTGCCACTGTGGGTGTCTACATGGCCCGCAGATGGAAGAGAAAAAACTACCACCACTCCCTGAAGAAATACATGCTGAAGACTTCCTCCATCCCCCTGAACGAGCTTTACCCTCCACTCATCAACCTGTGGGAGACCGATGGTGAGAAGGACAAAGATGGCAGCACAGAGGGAAAACCCTCCCCTGTTGACACCACACGTAGTTATTACATGTGGTGA